From one Micromonospora siamensis genomic stretch:
- a CDS encoding zinc-dependent alcohol dehydrogenase family protein: MRAVVLREFGAPLRVDEIDRPSAGAGQVLVRVVASGVNPLDTKIQAGQAPHARVRPPAVLGLDLAGVVVAVGPDVTDFGPGDEVYGLTGGVGDLQGSLAEYAAVDRRLLARKPAALSMREAAALPLALITAWEGLVDRAGVHAGQKVLVQGGAGGVGHVAIQLARSRGAEVYATGGPSSMDVIQSLGAVPIDYSVVGVEEYVGTYTGGEGFDIVADNVGGATLDASFAAVRTYHGHVVSALGWGSHALAPLSFRGATYSGVFTLLPMLTGQGREHHGEILREGAALADAGALRPRLDARRFTLDTVGEAHDLVARGAARGKVVVDVDA, encoded by the coding sequence GCCAGTGGCGTCAACCCGCTGGACACCAAGATCCAGGCGGGCCAGGCCCCGCACGCCCGGGTCCGACCGCCGGCGGTGCTCGGCCTGGACCTCGCCGGGGTGGTGGTCGCGGTGGGTCCGGACGTCACGGACTTCGGGCCGGGTGACGAGGTGTACGGGCTCACCGGCGGCGTAGGCGATCTCCAGGGCTCGTTGGCCGAGTACGCCGCCGTGGACCGGCGGCTGCTGGCGCGCAAGCCGGCCGCGCTCTCCATGCGGGAGGCCGCCGCGCTGCCGCTGGCCCTGATCACCGCCTGGGAGGGGCTGGTCGACCGGGCCGGGGTCCACGCCGGGCAGAAGGTGCTGGTGCAGGGGGGCGCCGGCGGCGTCGGGCACGTCGCGATCCAGCTGGCCCGCTCCCGGGGCGCCGAGGTCTACGCGACGGGCGGCCCGTCGAGCATGGATGTCATCCAGAGCCTGGGCGCGGTGCCCATCGACTACAGCGTCGTCGGCGTGGAGGAGTACGTCGGGACGTACACCGGGGGCGAGGGGTTCGACATCGTCGCCGACAACGTCGGCGGCGCGACGCTCGACGCCTCGTTCGCGGCGGTGCGTACCTACCACGGACACGTGGTGAGCGCGCTCGGGTGGGGGTCGCACGCCCTCGCACCGCTGTCGTTCCGCGGGGCGACCTACTCCGGGGTGTTCACCCTGCTGCCCATGCTGACCGGGCAGGGCCGGGAGCACCACGGGGAGATCCTGCGCGAGGGCGCGGCACTGGCCGACGCCGGCGCGCTGCGTCCCCGGCTCGACGCTCGCCGCTTCACCCTGGACACCGTGGGGGAGGCGCACGACCTGGTCGCCCGAGGCGCCGCGCGGGGCAAGGTCGTCGTCGACGTCGACGCCTGA